In the Diadema setosum chromosome 11, eeDiaSeto1, whole genome shotgun sequence genome, CTTTATCTTATTGTGTGaacgttctcctctctttgagtgcgttTTATTGGTCTGATTGACAGAGTTCTTTTAATTTACTGGTATAACAGCGCATTTTAGATCAATcttgtgtttttagtgttatACTTAGACTGCTCcaaattatcatttcctttcacGAGAACATGCAAAGTAGAGTCTGCTACAACGGGAGAACTTCTGATACCTTCCCTGTGAACAGCGGTGTGAAGCAAGGCTGTGTCCTCGCACCGACACTTTTCGGAATCTTCTTCTCCATGCTCCTTCAGTACGCCTTTGTTGACTGCACAGAGGGAATGTACATCCGTACCAGAGCGGATGGGAAGCTATTCAACATCGCCCGACTGCATGCCAGAACCAAAGTTAGAGAGGTTCTTATCCAAGAAATGCTGTTCGCTGACGACGCTGCTCTGGTATCGCACACAGAAGCGGGATTGCAGAGGCTTGTTGATTGTCTGTCCCATGCCTGTAACGAATTTGGACTAACCATCAGCCTGAAAAAGACTAAGATCTTGACCCAAGGCACTGACTCTCCTCCAGACATCTCCATTAATGTCACACATCTGGAAGAAGTGGACTCTTTCACCTACCTTGGTTCAGCAATCTCCAGTTCCTCCTTCCCTTGACAATGAGATAAGCAATAGGATAGGGAAAGCTACTGCAGTCATGGCCAAACTGAACAGGCGCGTATGGAACAACAGTCAGCTGACCAAGAACGCGAAGCTCTGCGTTTACCAAGCCTGCGTCCTCAGCATCCTGCTATACGGCTCTGAGTCCTGGGCAACATATGCTGGCCAGGAGAAGAGGCTCAACACCTTTCACCTCCGTTGCCTCAGACGACTCCTGCACATAAAATGGCAGGATAGGGTGACAAATGCAGAGGTCCTCCAGCGTGCCGGCATTCCCAGCATGTTTTCACTCCTCAGCCAGAGACGCCTGAAGTGGTTGGGTCATGTGCGTCGAATGGAACCAGGTCGCATCCCGAAGGACATGCTGTATGGAGAGCTAAGCGAGGGGTCTCGTCCCATGAGAAGGCCGCATCTCCGCTTCAAAGATGTGTGCAAACGTGACATGAAGACGATGGACATCAACACCAACACATGGGAATGTGTAGCTGAAGATCGTCCGCTATGGAGAGGCACCGTCAGGGAGGGCGTTCAGAGAGCTGAAGCTGTAAGGCACGTACAGCAGACCGACAGGAGAGCTAAGAGAAAGGCACGGGCAGTCTTAGTATTGGCCCCAACAGACTTCATCTGCTGCAAGTGCTCTAAGGATTGCCACTCAAGAGTGGGGCTTTACAGCCACTCAAGGCAGTGCAAACTTCTTGCCTAGCTAGTGCTACGCCATTGTTTCTCGAGACGAATGGATGCCAACCAACCAACTTATACAATAATGGACCCCCTAAATTCTGATTTTATCATATTACGAACTAACGCCACATTTCAatatatttctcgcgcttcGGCATTGCTTATAGtatagcgtacacttatgaaagaaagatgagtttcctgtctctcagtcattgtcgctccgttgtcaacacattctgtgttaccatttctttttttcaaaagttgggATTTTTGGCTAAGCATAAGGCGAAATAATGAGCAaaacacttctatacatggatgcacgCGCATCGTTTCTTGGATAAAACATAGATCGTTTGACCACCCTACTCTCCTTCTTTATAAGGAATACGCGAAGGACGTTGATCATAATGacaagtcaactatatcttattCTCTGAACAatctcctctctttgagtgcgttTTATTGGTCTAATTGACAGagttcttctaatttactggtataacagcgcattttagatcaattttgtgtttttaatgttACACTATGGACcccctaagtactgattttatcatagtgcGAACTAACGCCAGAttttaatatatgtatatttctcgCGCTTTATCATTGCTTATTGTATATTACGTTCACTTATGAAAGACAGATGAGTTTCCTGTCTTTTAGTCGTTGTCGCTCCGTTGTCAACAATTTCGGggttaccttttctttttttcaaaactctCAGATATTTAGCTTAGCATAAGGCAAAATAATAAgcataacacttctatacatggatgcacgtAAGACATTTCTTGGTTAAAACATTgcatggaattgaattgaaaaggtgtTTTATTGATCAATGTCTTTCGTAGCCCGACAGACATTGTTAACAAATGGccatgtatacattaaaaatacaaattgCTGTgtagcagtgaaaaaaaaaaaaacataaaacaacaaagggCCAATCTTATTCATCTTAACCTTTGCACAATTAGATTaacctgaaataaaaaaacaaaaacagatattacaaatataatatatcactgttgtcaaaaaaaaaaaaggttagttGGTCACAATGAGAAGTCAACTATATTTTATTGTTTGAACGTTCCcctctctttgagtgcgttTTATTGGTCTAATTGACAGagttcttctaatttactgATATAACTGCGCATTTTAGATCAATTTTGTGTTTCTAGTGTAAGACTTATACATGGACcccctaagtactgattttatcatagtataTACGAACTAACGCCGCATtttaatatatatgatatttctTGCGCTTCTGCATTGCTTATAGTATAGCGTACACTATGAcagaaagatgagtttcctgtctTTCAGTCATTGTCGCTCCGTTGTCAACAAATTTgttaccttttgtttttttcaaaagttgggATTTTTGGCTTAGTATGAtgcgaaataatgaaaatgacacttctatacatggatgcacgtgtgtcgttttttggttaaaacaaatcTCATTTGACCACCTTACATTTATTCTTTATACGGAATACATAAAGGTAGTTGATCACAATCacaagtcaactatatcttattgtttgaacgttctcctctctttgagaGCGTTTTATTGCTATAATTGACAcagttcttctaatttactggtaTAACTGCGCATTTTAGATCACTTATGAGTTTTTATTGTTAGACTTATATATGGAcgccctaagtactgattttatcatagtacgccgAACCGCCGCACTTTAACATCTAAAGATTTTTGGCGCTTCTGCATTCCTTATTtagcgtacacttatgagagaaagatgagtttccttTCTCTCAGGCTTTGTCGCTCCGTTATCAAATCCTGTgttaccttttctttctttttgtaaaaaaTCTCAAATATTTAGCCTAGGATAAGgagaaataatgaacaatacaCTTCTATACATGCACGCCCGTTTGTCGTTTCTAAGGTAAGGTATATACCATTTGGCCACCTAACATTTATTCTTTATAAggaatacatgaaggtagtGGTTCACAATGacaagtcaactatatcttattgtttgaaTGTTCTCTTCTCTTTGAGTGCGTTTTATTGGTCTAATTGACACAGTTCGTCTAAATTTCTGGTATTAACAGTGCATTTTAGATCAGTTTCGTGTTTTTAGTGCTAGACTTATATAATAATGGAcgccctaagtactgattttatcatagtacgccctaacgccgcattTTAACTTATTTATATTTTCGCGCTTCTGCATTGCTTATAGtatagcgtacacttatgagagatagatgagtttcctgtctctcagtCATTCTGGCTCCGTTCTCAACAAATTCTGtattaccttttctttttttcaaaagtcgGGCTATTTCGCGTAGCATAAGGCCAAATAATGAgcataacacttctatacatggatgcacgtTCGTCGTTTGTTGGTTAAAACAAAGCTTATTTGACCACcttacattcattctttatactAAATACATGAAGGAAGTTGATCATAATGACAAGTCAACTATATTGTTTGaacgttctcctctctttgagtgcgttTTATTGGTCTAATTGATACAGTTCTTCTAATTTGCTGGTAAAActgcgcattttagatcagCTTTGTGTTTTCAGTGTCAGacttatataatatatattatattatatatacttaAATATAATATTTAGCCTAAGATAAGgagaaataatgaacaatacacttctatacatggacGCCCGTTCGTCGTTTCTAAGGTAAGCTATATAACATTTGGCCACCtaacattcattctttataaggaatacatgaaggtagttgttcacaatgacaagtcaactatatcttattgtttgaatgttctcctctctttgagtgcgttTTATCGGTCTAATTGACACAGTTCGTCTAAATTACTGGGATAACAGGGCATTTTAGataagttttgtgtttttagtgctAGACTTATATAATAATGGAcgccctaagtactgattttatcatagtacgccctaacgccgcattCTAACATATATGTATTTCTCGAACTTCTGCATTGCTTATAatagcgtacacttatgagagaaagatgagtttcctgtctcAGTCTTTCTCGCTCCGGTGTCAACAAATTCTgtgttaccttttttttttcacaaatctcAGATATTTAGCATAGCATAAGGCCGAGTAATGAAGATAGcacttctatacatggatgcacgtgCGTCATTTCTTGGTTAAAACATAGATCATTGTCTACcttacattcattctttatacggaatacatgaaggttagttgatcacaatgagaagtcaactatttcttattatttgaacgttctcctctctttgagtgcgttTTATTGGTCTAAATATCAGagttcttctaatttactggtataactgcgcattttagatcaattttgtgtttttagtctTGACTTATTACATGGACAtcctaagtactgattttatcatagtacgaactaacgccgcattttaatatatatacatatttctcccgcttctgcattgcttatagtatagcgtacacttatgacagaaagatgagtttcctgtctTTCAGTCATTGTCGCTCCGttgtcaacaaattttttgttacttttcttttttttcaaaagttgggATTTTTGGCTTAGTATAAGGCAAAATAATGAgcataacacttctatacaATGGATGCACGCGCGTCGTTTCTTCGTTAAAATATAGATCGTTTGACCACCCTATATTCACTCTTTATAAACAATACATGAAGGTAGTTGATCATAATGACAAGTCAACCCTATCTTAGTGTTTGAACAatctcctctctttgagtgcaTTTTTTTGGTCTAATTGATACAGTTCTTCTAATTTGCTTTTATAActgcgcattttagatcagttttgtgtttttagtgttagaCTTTTATATGGACGCcttaagtactgattttatcatagtacgccctaacgccgcattttaacatatactagtatatatttctcgcgcttctgCATTGCTTATTGCTATAAGCGTACACTTATTAGAGATagatgagtttcctgtctctcagtCATTGTCGCTCCGTTGTCAACAATTTCGgtgttaccttttctttttttgaaaaatatcaGATATTTAGCCTGGCATAAGGCCAATTAATGAAcataacacttctatacatggatgcacgtTCGTCGtttcttggttaaaacaaaGCTTATTTGACCACCTTACAGTCATTCTTTATACGGAATACATGAAGGTTAATTGATCACAATGagaagtcaactatatcttattatttgaacgttctcctctctttgagtgcgttTTATTGGTCTAATTATCAGagttcttctaatttactggtataactgcgcattttagatcaattttgtgtttttagtgttgACTTATTACATGGACAtcctaagtactgattttatcatagtacgaactaacgccgcattttaatatatatatatacataattctCGCGCTTCTGCATTGCTTATAATATAGCGTACActaatgagagaaagatgagtttcctgtctctGAGCCATTGTCGCTTCATTGTCAACAAATTTtgtgttaccttttctttttttttcaaaagttgagATTTTTGGCTTAGTATAAGGCGAAATAATGAGCAAAACACTTCTATACATGAATGCGAGCGCGTCGTTTCTTGGATAAAACATAGATTGTTTGGCCACCctacattcattctttataaggaatacatgaaggtagttggtcataatgacaagtcaactatgttttattgtttgaacgttctcctctctttgagtgcgttAGTTCTTCTAATTTACTTGTATAACAGCCCATTTTAGatcaattttgtgtttttagtgttagaCTTATACATGGACCCCCTGAGTACTGATTTAATCGAACTACTGAGTACTGATTTTATCGAAGTACGAACTAACACcacattttattatatatatatatatatatatatatatatatatatatatatatatttatttatttatttatacatatatatttctcgcgcttcGGCATTGCTTGTTGTATATGGCGTTCACTTATGAGAcaaagatgagtttcctgtctctcagtCATTGTCGCTCCGTTGTCAACAATTTCGGTGTTaccttttctgtttttcaaaaatCTCACATATTTAGCCTACCATGAGGCCAAATAATAAgcataacacttctatacatggatgTACGTGCGTCATTTCTTGGTTAAAACATTGATCATTAACCacctcacattcattctttatacggaatacatgaaggtagttGATCACAATGACAAGTCAACTATTATCTTATTGTTTAAACGGTTTCCTCTCTTTGGGTGCGTTTTATTGGTCTAATTGATAcagttcttctaatttactggtacaattgcgcattttagatcaat is a window encoding:
- the LOC140235308 gene encoding uncharacterized protein — protein: MQSRVCYNGRTSDTFPVNSGVKQGCVLAPTLFGIFFSMLLQYAFVDCTEGMYIRTRADGKLFNIARLHARTKVREVLIQEMLFADDAALVSHTEAGLQRLVDCLSHACNEFGLTISLKKTKILTQGTDSPPDISINVTHLEEVDSFTYLGSAISSSSFP